In Thermodesulfovibrionales bacterium, the sequence GTATCTGAAAACGGCCCTGTCGCCGGTGCGCCTGACATCAGAGAGGATCTCCTTCACGCTCTCTTCGACGTCGTCTCCGCTTCCCGATGCCCGCTCCCTGAGCAGTCGAAGAAAACCCTCTATCTCTTTGGTCTTTTTCAGTATTTTCATCGTGGTATGATTGTAATATTTCATTGCATAATATGCAAGATTGTATTAGATTCTGAGGTGAGGAGCGAGGGGTCATGCATGCTGCGGAAAGAAGGCTTGGTGTGCATACGTCAATTGCCGGAGGAATCCACCTCTCCATGGAGCGGGCAGGGGAGCTCGGGTGCAATACCGCCCAGATATTTTCCCATAATCCGCGGGCGTGGTCAGTCGGAATAATCCCGGAAGAGTCGGTATCTCTTTTCAGGGAGCTGAGAAGATTGCACGATATCGATCCGGTTTTCATACACACCTCGTACCTCATAAATCTTGCAGCGCCGGACATCGGCATCCGGGAAAAGTCGAAGGAACTCCTCATCCGTGAACTGGACCTCGCGGACCTGCTCGCTGCCGATCATGTTGTGCTCCATACGGGAAGTGCGTCAGGAGATGCGGAAGACGCTGCCCGGCAAAGGGCTATTGCAGCATTAAGGGAAGTTGCGAAGGTGAAGACCTGGAGGGCGAAACTCCTCCTCGAAAATACAGCTGGTGAGAGGGGCGATATCTCTTCGACGATGAGAGACCTGAGCGAGATCATCGAGAAGACGGACAGCCCCGTCATCGGAGGGATCTGCATAGACACCTGTCATGCGTTTCAGGCGGGATATGAACTGACTAGCGCCGAAGGATTGTCAAGAATCGCGGGGGAGATAAAGACGTACATCGGATCTGAGAACCTGAAGCTCATTCATCTCAACGATTCAAGGAGGGTTTTTCATTCCAGGGTCGACAGACACGAACATATCGGGGAGGGGGCGATCGGGAAGAAGTGGATCGAGAAATTCATCAACCATCCCATCTTCCGAAATACTCCCCTCGTCCTCGAGACGCCGAAGAAAAGCGACGAAGATGACATGCGAAATCTCGATATCGTAAGGAGACTCATGAGACAGTCAGTTTTTGAGCCTGCGAGGAAACGGTAGGGCCTGTATGATATAGATCAGGGATATTAGGAAGGGTTCCTGGTAAAAAAAGAGTGCATTCTATGCAGAGGAGAGGGGTTCATGGAGAAGAGCGAGAATGAGATTTCCGACGAGGACCTGAGAGCGGCACTGAAGGAGATAAAGACCTACGTGGACATCACGGAGGAAGACCTCAGGAAGATTTACGCCATCGCCCTGCGCCACGCGAGGGAACGAAGCATCTCAAAG encodes:
- a CDS encoding deoxyribonuclease IV produces the protein MHTSIAGGIHLSMERAGELGCNTAQIFSHNPRAWSVGIIPEESVSLFRELRRLHDIDPVFIHTSYLINLAAPDIGIREKSKELLIRELDLADLLAADHVVLHTGSASGDAEDAARQRAIAALREVAKVKTWRAKLLLENTAGERGDISSTMRDLSEIIEKTDSPVIGGICIDTCHAFQAGYELTSAEGLSRIAGEIKTYIGSENLKLIHLNDSRRVFHSRVDRHEHIGEGAIGKKWIEKFINHPIFRNTPLVLETPKKSDEDDMRNLDIVRRLMRQSVFEPARKR